A window from Canis lupus familiaris isolate Mischka breed German Shepherd chromosome 18, alternate assembly UU_Cfam_GSD_1.0, whole genome shotgun sequence encodes these proteins:
- the SYT12 gene encoding synaptotagmin-12, with protein sequence MAMDVSEYQLSVIKSPPGWEVGVYTAGALALLGIAAVSLWKLWTSGNFPSPSPFPNYDYRYLQQKYGETYAEAKQKRVPAWNTQRASTRGPHSRKGSLSIEDTFESISELGPLELMGRELDLAPFGTLRKSQSADSLNSISSVSNTFGQDFTLGQVEVSMDYDAASHTLHVAVLQGKDLLEREEAGFESCFMRVSLLPDEQIVGISRIQRNAYSIFFDEKFSIPLDPVALEEKSLRFSVFGIDEDERNVSTGVVELKLSVLDLPLQPFGGWLYLQDQNKAADAVGEILLSLSYLPTAERLTVVVVKAKNLIWTNDKTTADPFVKVYLLQDGRKMSKKKTAVKRDDPNPVFNEAMIFSVPAIVLQDLSLRVTVAESSSDGRGDNVGHVIIGPSASGMGTTHWNQMLATLRRPVSMWHPVRRN encoded by the exons ATGGCCATGGACGTGTCAGAATACCAGCTAAGCG TAATCAAGAGCCCTCCTGGCTGGGAGGTGGGTGTCTACACTGCTGGGGCCCTGGCACTGCTGGGAATTGCAGCTGTGAGCCTGTGGAAGCTCTGGACATCGGGGAACTTCCCCAGCCCATCCCCGTTCCCAAACTACGACTACAGATACCTCCAGCAGAAATATGGGGAGACCTACGCAGAGGCCAAGCAGAAG AGGGTGCCTGCCTGGAACACCCAGCGGGCCAGCACGCGGGGACCACACAGTCGCAAAGGCAGCCTCAGCATTGAGGACACCTTTGAGAGCATCAGTGAGCTGGGGCCCCTGGAGCTGATGGGTCGGGAGCTGGACCTGGCCCCCTTTGGGACCCTCCGCAAGTCCCAGTCGGCGGACTCCCTGAACTCCATCTCCTCTGTGAGCAACACCTTCGGGCAGGACTTCACGCTGGGCCAGGTGGAGGTGAGCATGGACTACGATGCGGCCTCCCACACCCTCCACGTGGCCGTGCTGCAGGGCAAGGACCTCCTGGAGCGGGAAGAAGCCGGCTTTGAGTCCTGCTTCATGCGTGTTAGCCTGCTGCCGGATGAGCAGATCGTGGGCATCTCCCGG atCCAGAGGAATGCGTATTCCATCTTCTTTGATGAGAAGTTCTCCATCCCCCTGGACCCTGTGGCCCTGGAGGAGAAGAGCCTGCGGTTCTCTGTGTTTGGCATTGATGAGGATGAGCGGAACGTCAGCACAGGGGTGGTGGAGCTGAAACTTTCTGTGCTGGACCTCCCGCTGCAGCCCTTTGGCGGCTGGCTGTACTTACAAGACCAGAACAAG GCTGCCGACGCTGTGGGCGAGATCCTGCTCTCCCTTAGCTACCTCCCTACAGCTGAGCGCCTCACTGTGGTGGTGGTGAAAGCCAAGAATCTCATCTGGACCAATGACAAGACCACAGCAG ACCCCTTCGTCAAGGTGTACCTGCTTCAGGATGGGAGGAAGATGAGCAAAAAGAAGACAGCCGTGAAGAGGGATGACCCCAACCCGGTGTTCAATGAGGCCATGATCTTCTCTGTCCCAGCCATCGTGCTCCAG GACCTGTCTCTCCGTGTGACAGTGGCTGAGAGCAGCAGCGACGGCCGAGGGGACAACGTGGGCCATGTCATCATTGGGCCATCAGCCAGTGGCATGGGCACCACACACTGGAACCAGATGCTGGCCACACTGCGCAGGCCTGTGTCCATGTGGCACCCCGTTCGGCGAAACTAG